A section of the Spirosoma pollinicola genome encodes:
- a CDS encoding aspartate carbamoyltransferase catalytic subunit has protein sequence MAQSLSVRHLVGIKDLTESDIQLILDTAGQFKEVINRPIKKVPSLRDVTIANVFFENSTRTRLSFELAEKRLSADVVNFSASGSSVKKGETLLDTVNNILAMKVDMVVMRHSSPGAPHYLTKHIKANVVNAGDGTHEHPTQALLDSFSIREKLGDVAGKRIAIIGDITHSRVALSNIFCLQKQGAEVMVCGPKTLIPKYIVALGVKVSHDVRAALAWCDVANVLRIQLERQQIKYFPSLREYSLYFGISKQMLDDLDRPIVLMHPGPINRGVELTSDAADSSHSIILDQVENGVAVRMAVLYLLAQL, from the coding sequence ATGGCCCAATCCCTTAGCGTCCGCCATTTGGTGGGTATCAAAGACCTGACCGAGTCTGACATTCAACTTATTCTGGATACGGCCGGGCAATTTAAAGAAGTCATAAACAGGCCAATCAAGAAAGTCCCATCGCTCCGTGATGTGACTATTGCCAACGTTTTTTTTGAAAATTCGACCCGTACCCGGCTCTCTTTTGAGCTGGCCGAGAAACGATTATCGGCCGACGTCGTCAATTTTTCGGCTTCGGGCAGTTCGGTCAAGAAAGGCGAAACCCTGCTCGATACGGTCAACAATATTCTGGCCATGAAGGTCGATATGGTCGTGATGCGCCACAGTAGTCCCGGCGCTCCCCATTACCTCACCAAACACATAAAAGCCAATGTTGTCAATGCGGGCGACGGCACGCACGAGCACCCGACCCAGGCGCTTCTCGACTCGTTTTCGATTCGCGAAAAACTCGGTGATGTGGCCGGTAAACGCATCGCGATCATCGGCGATATTACGCACTCCCGCGTAGCTCTTTCCAATATTTTCTGCCTGCAAAAACAAGGGGCCGAGGTAATGGTTTGCGGCCCCAAAACGCTCATCCCCAAATACATCGTAGCGCTGGGTGTGAAAGTTAGCCACGATGTTCGGGCAGCACTAGCCTGGTGTGATGTGGCCAACGTGCTGCGTATTCAGTTGGAACGGCAACAAATCAAATATTTCCCATCGCTACGCGAATATTCCCTGTACTTCGGCATTTCCAAACAGATGCTCGACGACCTCGACAGGCCCATCGTTCTGATGCACCCCGGCCCCATAAACCGGGGCGTAGAGCTAACATCCGATGCCGCCGACTCATCGCATTCCATCATTTTGGATCAGGTCGAAAACGGCGTTGCTGTTCGTATGGCGGTGCTGTATTTGCTGGCGCAGTTGTAA
- a CDS encoding Uma2 family endonuclease, giving the protein MEQELRTIHPPRFREFDDDFFFALCQANEMTKLERDANGNIILMPPTGSETGRYNAEIAIEIGIWNRRMKLGYVFDSSTGFKLPNSAVRSPDVAWLSRQRWDTIPETDRQGFAPLCPDFVIEIRSKSDDLKELKEKMEEYRNNSCRLGWLIDRAGKQVLIYRENGSIEIKQGLEINLSGEDVLQDFTVQIEL; this is encoded by the coding sequence ATGGAACAGGAACTTCGAACGATACATCCTCCCCGCTTCCGGGAATTCGACGATGACTTTTTCTTCGCTCTTTGCCAGGCCAACGAAATGACGAAGTTGGAGCGCGATGCCAACGGAAATATTATCCTTATGCCTCCCACCGGATCAGAAACAGGACGCTACAACGCCGAAATAGCTATTGAAATAGGAATATGGAACCGCCGGATGAAACTTGGTTACGTCTTCGATTCCTCTACTGGCTTCAAACTACCGAACTCAGCGGTACGATCACCCGATGTTGCCTGGCTTAGCCGCCAGCGCTGGGACACCATACCTGAAACAGACCGCCAGGGGTTTGCGCCACTTTGCCCGGATTTCGTGATTGAAATTCGCTCGAAGAGTGATGATTTGAAAGAATTAAAAGAAAAAATGGAGGAGTATCGAAATAACAGCTGCCGACTTGGCTGGCTGATTGACCGAGCCGGGAAACAGGTACTCATCTACCGGGAAAATGGCTCCATTGAGATTAAACAAGGTCTAGAAATCAACTTATCCGGCGAAGACGTTCTACAGGATTTTACAGTACAAATTGAGCTGTAA
- a CDS encoding vWA domain-containing protein, whose protein sequence is MKGFQFSDYVPPEQKEGSNFDKLLNIFQQLLLLTSGDVEQAMAWMSQLDRQYGLTDDKYGIGNFFDDLKEKGYLTEENQEGKISMTAKSEQTIRRSALEEIFGKLKRSKSGGNHKTPYTGTGDELSSDLRSYQFGDSLEQISMTESIKNAQINSGVEEFRLMERDLEVTEKEQKTQTSTVLMIDISHSMILYGEDRITPAKKVALALVELIKMKYPKDTLDIVVFGNDAWQIQAKELPYLEVGPYHTNTVAGLELAMDLLRRRKNKNKQIFMITDGKPTCLKEGIKYYKNSFGLDRKVVSKTLTLAAQARRLEIPITTFMIASDPYLKQFVQEFTKVNNGRAYYSGLQGLGNMMFEDFQRNRRKNIK, encoded by the coding sequence ATGAAAGGCTTTCAATTTTCTGATTATGTACCGCCCGAGCAGAAAGAAGGCAGTAACTTCGATAAACTGCTCAATATTTTCCAGCAGCTGCTCCTGCTAACATCCGGCGATGTAGAGCAGGCAATGGCCTGGATGAGTCAGCTAGACCGGCAATATGGCCTCACCGACGATAAATACGGCATCGGCAATTTCTTCGACGACCTTAAAGAAAAAGGTTATTTGACGGAAGAGAATCAGGAAGGCAAAATCTCGATGACGGCCAAAAGCGAACAAACGATTCGTCGGAGTGCGCTCGAAGAGATTTTCGGAAAACTTAAGCGCTCGAAATCAGGTGGCAATCATAAGACACCTTATACCGGAACGGGCGATGAGTTGAGCAGTGATCTTCGCTCCTATCAGTTTGGCGATTCGCTGGAGCAGATTTCCATGACCGAATCCATCAAAAATGCGCAGATTAACAGCGGTGTAGAGGAGTTCAGGCTCATGGAGCGTGACCTTGAGGTGACGGAAAAGGAGCAAAAGACGCAAACCTCTACCGTGCTGATGATCGACATTAGCCACTCAATGATTCTGTATGGCGAAGACCGTATTACACCCGCTAAAAAGGTGGCACTGGCGCTGGTTGAACTGATCAAAATGAAGTATCCCAAAGACACTCTCGACATTGTGGTCTTTGGCAACGATGCCTGGCAGATTCAGGCCAAGGAGCTTCCGTACCTGGAAGTTGGCCCCTATCACACCAATACGGTGGCCGGACTTGAACTGGCGATGGACTTGCTGCGTCGGCGCAAGAACAAGAATAAACAGATTTTCATGATCACCGATGGCAAGCCGACTTGCCTGAAAGAAGGTATTAAATACTATAAGAACTCATTCGGGCTTGACCGAAAAGTTGTGAGCAAAACCCTCACGCTGGCAGCACAGGCACGTCGGCTGGAGATTCCTATCACGACATTTATGATTGCCTCCGATCCCTATCTGAAGCAGTTTGTGCAGGAGTTCACCAAGGTCAACAATGGCCGGGCTTACTACAGCGGGTTGCAGGGACTAGGCAACATGATGTTTGAGGATTTCCAGCGAAACCGCAGAAAGAATATTAAATAG
- a CDS encoding uracil-DNA glycosylase family protein, with protein MMTFADKAIAYYNSLAAPANLPPDIGVINPYQRPDVKGIVSDFYTRFFSDNSPRVFVLGINPGRFGAGVTGISFTTPQNLRRYCAIDNDLRDTPELSSRFIYKVVDAFGGAKAFYSQFFLTSLFPLALTKAGKNYNFYDDRATTEALWPAINQTVQTQLIFGYNRHVAVCLGRKNETYLRRLNDQQGFFDRIVTLDHPRYILQYKSKSMPMYLEQYITTLHECIEGQ; from the coding sequence ATGATGACTTTTGCCGATAAAGCCATTGCTTATTACAACTCGTTAGCCGCTCCGGCTAATCTGCCGCCCGATATTGGTGTCATAAATCCATACCAACGGCCCGACGTAAAAGGCATTGTCAGTGATTTTTACACCCGTTTTTTCTCCGACAATAGTCCGCGCGTTTTTGTATTGGGTATAAATCCTGGTCGGTTTGGTGCAGGCGTAACGGGTATTTCATTTACAACTCCTCAGAATCTGCGTCGATACTGCGCCATTGACAACGACCTGCGCGATACCCCTGAGTTATCAAGTCGGTTTATCTACAAGGTCGTCGACGCGTTTGGCGGGGCGAAGGCATTTTACAGCCAATTTTTCCTGACGTCTTTGTTTCCCCTGGCCTTGACCAAAGCCGGGAAAAACTATAATTTCTACGACGACCGCGCCACTACTGAAGCCTTATGGCCTGCTATTAACCAAACGGTACAAACCCAGCTTATTTTTGGCTACAACAGACATGTAGCGGTCTGTCTGGGGCGTAAAAACGAAACGTATCTGCGCCGACTGAACGATCAGCAGGGCTTTTTTGACCGCATCGTTACCCTTGACCATCCGCGTTATATTTTGCAGTATAAATCAAAGTCGATGCCCATGTATCTGGAACAATATATTACTACGCTCCATGAGTGCATAGAAGGTCAATAA
- a CDS encoding lipocalin-like domain-containing protein, protein MKNKNWVHTFAWVLVLAMPLWFGSCKKGSDDTVTPATSSSIQGGWKISGYKIDPGVDFLGTGQKNTDLLAYFKSLPNGLGTDLVDCLTGTTIIFNANGKVTGTPGAKCTTSTDVNPVEDNSTWKLDGTKLTLTSGTDVTVYDTVISGNTLKLSGPDKEDFDGDGKEETYTVTLELTKV, encoded by the coding sequence ATGAAAAACAAAAATTGGGTCCACACATTTGCCTGGGTATTGGTCCTGGCGATGCCACTCTGGTTCGGAAGCTGTAAAAAAGGTAGTGATGATACGGTAACACCGGCAACCTCATCGTCCATTCAGGGGGGCTGGAAAATATCGGGTTACAAGATTGACCCTGGCGTTGATTTTTTGGGGACCGGTCAGAAAAATACAGATTTGCTGGCTTATTTTAAATCATTACCGAATGGACTTGGTACTGATCTGGTAGACTGTTTGACGGGCACAACCATCATATTCAACGCCAATGGAAAGGTTACCGGAACGCCGGGTGCAAAATGCACAACATCGACCGATGTAAATCCGGTTGAAGATAACTCGACCTGGAAACTGGACGGCACAAAACTAACACTGACCAGCGGTACCGATGTAACGGTTTATGACACCGTTATTAGTGGCAACACATTGAAGCTATCCGGTCCGGATAAAGAAGATTTTGACGGAGATGGTAAAGAGGAAACCTATACAGTTACCCTGGAGCTGACAAAGGTGTAA
- a CDS encoding lipocalin family protein, whose translation MKNLRSSRLFAWAIVIAIPIWFGSCKNDDNPVVATTTVEGSYKISALTIDPKALGLYTDVVAASKLFFNNSTCLNDITITFKTGGDATTDNPSSCQSLPVPVSTFTGIDATSKWTQSGNKLTITKGDGTKTEYTVLSTGTILGLQWQGTLNYPVPSATIYTYTMNLTKQ comes from the coding sequence ATGAAAAATTTACGTTCATCACGCCTGTTCGCCTGGGCAATAGTAATCGCTATACCCATATGGTTCGGAAGCTGCAAGAATGACGATAACCCAGTAGTAGCGACAACAACGGTGGAAGGTAGTTACAAAATCAGCGCGCTTACGATCGACCCCAAAGCACTTGGTTTATATACCGATGTGGTAGCGGCTTCTAAATTGTTTTTCAATAACTCTACCTGTTTAAATGACATTACTATAACCTTCAAAACCGGCGGTGATGCCACAACCGATAATCCATCTTCCTGTCAGAGCCTTCCCGTACCGGTTAGCACGTTTACCGGGATTGATGCAACCAGCAAATGGACACAGAGTGGCAACAAATTGACAATCACGAAAGGAGACGGTACTAAAACAGAATATACTGTACTTAGCACAGGAACCATCCTGGGATTACAGTGGCAGGGAACCTTAAATTATCCGGTTCCAAGCGCTACAATATATACGTACACGATGAATTTAACGAAACAGTAA
- a CDS encoding heavy metal-binding domain-containing protein has product MLVTTTSNIEGKHITKYVGLVNGEAIIGANLVKDFFTSIKDVVGGHSGAYVQALREAKSIALKEMIDQATRLGATAVIGVDLDYQTIGGNGAMLMVSANGTAVVIE; this is encoded by the coding sequence ATGCTCGTAACTACTACCTCTAACATTGAAGGCAAGCACATCACAAAATATGTGGGCTTGGTCAACGGAGAGGCCATTATTGGCGCCAACCTTGTCAAAGATTTTTTCACATCAATCAAAGATGTAGTTGGTGGTCATTCGGGGGCTTATGTGCAGGCACTGCGCGAAGCGAAAAGTATTGCGCTCAAAGAAATGATCGATCAGGCTACCCGCCTGGGTGCCACCGCCGTTATTGGGGTTGATCTGGATTACCAGACCATTGGCGGCAATGGTGCGATGCTCATGGTAAGTGCCAACGGCACAGCGGTGGTTATTGAGTAA
- a CDS encoding P-loop NTPase family protein gives MSYRSLKASKLLAISTLGQLKAAGYETHSIKQELRANLIDRIKEKEVVFPGIWGYEDTVIPDVERAILSMHHINLLGLRGQAKTRIARLMVNLLDEYIPVVAGSELNDDPLQPLSRFAIDLIAEHGDQTPISWMHRSDRYTEKLATPDVSVADLIGDVDPIKAATLKLPYSDERTIHFGLIPRSHRCIFVINELPDLQARIQVSLFNILQEGDIQIRGFKLRLPLDIQFVFTANPEDYTNRGSIVTPLKDRIDSQIVTHYPKSIEIGKKITMQEAVVKNEQKSMVKTNELITDLIEQVAIEARESEYVDSKSGVSARMTISAYENLLSAAERRVLINAEKDTFVRIADLYGVVPAICGKVELVYEGEVEGPVIVAQNLIGKAIRNQFLGYFPNPEKAKKDKRGNPYKKITDWFGDGNTMEFLNELTNRDYEARLRTIDGLDDLVDQFHPRLGKSEKLFMMEFALHGLAEHSLVGKKAMDTGLSFKDLLGSMFNPGTSFGGEEEDEDEDRF, from the coding sequence ATGAGCTACCGCAGCCTGAAAGCATCAAAATTACTAGCAATCTCTACACTTGGTCAACTAAAAGCCGCCGGTTACGAAACCCATTCAATTAAACAGGAACTGCGGGCTAACTTAATTGACCGAATCAAGGAAAAAGAAGTCGTTTTTCCGGGTATATGGGGGTACGAAGACACCGTTATTCCAGACGTGGAACGGGCTATACTGTCCATGCACCACATCAATCTGCTGGGACTCAGGGGTCAGGCAAAGACTCGTATTGCCCGACTGATGGTCAATCTGTTAGATGAGTACATCCCTGTTGTGGCCGGTTCGGAACTGAACGATGATCCGTTGCAGCCGCTCTCGCGTTTTGCCATTGATCTGATTGCCGAGCATGGCGATCAAACGCCCATTTCGTGGATGCATCGAAGCGACCGCTATACCGAGAAACTCGCCACACCCGATGTGTCGGTGGCTGACCTAATTGGCGATGTTGACCCCATCAAGGCGGCAACGCTCAAACTCCCTTACTCGGACGAACGGACGATCCACTTCGGCCTGATTCCCCGTTCGCACCGGTGTATTTTTGTGATCAACGAGCTGCCCGATTTACAGGCCCGTATTCAGGTATCGCTCTTCAATATTTTGCAGGAAGGCGATATTCAGATTCGGGGCTTCAAACTTCGGCTGCCGCTCGATATTCAGTTTGTGTTTACGGCCAACCCGGAAGATTACACCAACCGGGGAAGTATCGTGACACCCCTGAAAGACCGGATCGACTCCCAGATCGTGACCCACTATCCGAAGTCGATAGAAATTGGGAAGAAAATCACCATGCAGGAAGCTGTTGTCAAGAACGAACAGAAAAGCATGGTGAAAACCAATGAACTGATTACCGACCTGATTGAGCAAGTGGCCATCGAAGCTCGTGAAAGTGAATATGTCGACTCTAAAAGTGGGGTATCGGCCAGGATGACGATTTCGGCTTATGAAAACTTACTCTCGGCGGCTGAACGACGAGTATTGATCAATGCCGAAAAAGACACCTTCGTTCGTATTGCCGATCTGTACGGCGTTGTGCCCGCCATTTGTGGAAAAGTCGAACTGGTCTATGAAGGCGAAGTAGAAGGCCCGGTTATTGTTGCGCAAAACCTGATCGGTAAAGCGATCCGGAATCAGTTTCTTGGCTATTTTCCGAATCCTGAAAAAGCCAAAAAAGATAAACGCGGCAATCCCTACAAAAAAATCACAGATTGGTTTGGTGACGGTAACACGATGGAATTCCTCAACGAATTAACCAATCGTGACTACGAAGCCCGACTGCGCACAATTGATGGTCTCGATGATCTGGTTGACCAGTTCCACCCACGATTGGGCAAGTCTGAAAAGCTGTTCATGATGGAATTTGCGTTGCATGGCCTTGCCGAACATTCCTTGGTTGGTAAGAAAGCAATGGACACGGGTCTGTCGTTCAAAGACTTGCTCGGCTCTATGTTCAACCCCGGCACCAGCTTTGGTGGTGAGGAAGAAGATGAAGACGAGGATCGGTTTTAG
- a CDS encoding IPT/TIG domain-containing protein codes for MKSTFLLFFLCILSFSISSCRVQHSPPELVKLSINQAYVDQAITVTGYQFGSSPSVIFGAATVAPIVSNDETTIRLTVPRVAPGKTQIRVQTEEGTSDPLLFTVLQPGPIVNSIQPTNGLPGTEIIITGDYLNQIKRIRFNDSDAVIKDSTAQKLTIVVPVTVPRGPTFLYIETVGGEVGNRFTVAGTPQIISVSPLNTKPGAELVILGKNFTDGIVSINGLTTDKALTTIKDTEIRTIIPATATSGKVVVRVFETLVATSTDTVKIFQPPFITHLLASDGYAGEKIIVEGNNMSEVSTFAIDNVPASFRLLNSRQVEVTVPALPASKQVSVSASGVGGNTSATDPFFYYLAPSALVLNPARQLPGKNLTISGKDLYRITSVTISGITVPITSRNEGIDLLVGIPPTAVSGPVTVTSKAGTASAPLTLVQQAVVTDIIPLKARPGERVVLRGNFLMNAQILFTGSATAAADGGKNEETERWVTVPADAQTGPLKVTNLTNTTITTTPFTVLRLISAVDFTLKTGKVGDEIILTGQNMATVQEIRFSNGGSVAAKFVLEGTTARVTVPTGAVTGQICLTNGAGTSCTSAIFTVTK; via the coding sequence ATGAAATCAACATTCTTACTTTTCTTTCTTTGCATTCTATCGTTCAGTATTAGTAGTTGTCGGGTCCAGCATAGTCCGCCAGAATTAGTAAAGCTGTCTATTAATCAAGCGTATGTAGACCAGGCAATTACTGTAACTGGTTACCAGTTTGGCTCTTCACCATCTGTTATATTTGGCGCTGCTACTGTGGCTCCAATCGTTAGTAATGACGAAACAACGATTCGGCTAACGGTACCGCGTGTAGCACCCGGCAAAACCCAGATTCGGGTTCAAACCGAAGAAGGAACGTCAGATCCACTTCTATTTACAGTTCTTCAGCCGGGCCCTATTGTCAATTCAATTCAACCGACAAACGGGCTGCCCGGCACAGAAATTATAATTACGGGCGACTATCTGAATCAGATCAAACGGATACGCTTTAATGACAGTGACGCTGTAATAAAAGATAGTACGGCTCAAAAGCTTACCATTGTTGTGCCGGTTACTGTGCCGCGTGGGCCAACGTTTCTATATATTGAAACGGTAGGGGGCGAAGTCGGGAATAGGTTTACGGTTGCGGGAACACCTCAGATCATCAGTGTAAGTCCTTTAAATACTAAACCCGGTGCGGAGTTGGTTATTCTTGGCAAGAACTTCACCGATGGCATCGTCAGTATTAACGGCTTGACGACCGATAAAGCATTGACGACCATTAAGGATACCGAAATTCGAACGATCATTCCGGCAACGGCAACATCGGGGAAAGTGGTGGTCAGGGTATTCGAAACATTGGTAGCCACCAGTACCGATACGGTGAAAATTTTTCAGCCGCCGTTTATTACTCACCTTCTTGCATCAGATGGTTATGCGGGCGAAAAAATTATAGTGGAAGGGAATAATATGAGTGAAGTGTCAACCTTCGCCATTGACAATGTACCGGCATCTTTCCGATTACTGAATAGTCGACAGGTTGAAGTTACCGTACCTGCCCTTCCCGCGTCGAAACAAGTGTCGGTGTCGGCAAGTGGTGTTGGCGGGAATACCTCGGCAACTGATCCATTCTTTTACTACCTGGCTCCTTCTGCGCTGGTTCTCAATCCGGCAAGGCAACTACCAGGCAAAAACCTTACCATTTCGGGTAAAGATCTTTACCGCATTACCAGCGTTACAATTAGCGGTATCACAGTACCCATTACCAGCCGAAATGAGGGAATCGATCTGCTGGTTGGCATTCCTCCAACGGCCGTTAGCGGGCCTGTGACCGTTACCAGCAAGGCGGGTACGGCATCTGCCCCTCTAACATTGGTTCAGCAAGCGGTAGTCACGGATATCATTCCCTTGAAAGCGCGGCCCGGTGAGCGGGTTGTTCTACGAGGCAACTTCCTGATGAATGCCCAGATTTTGTTCACCGGATCGGCTACAGCTGCGGCCGATGGGGGTAAAAATGAGGAAACCGAACGATGGGTAACGGTTCCTGCCGATGCCCAGACCGGCCCTCTAAAAGTAACGAACCTGACAAATACGACAATCACTACAACACCGTTCACGGTATTAAGGCTGATCTCAGCCGTAGATTTTACTCTTAAAACGGGAAAAGTTGGCGACGAAATTATTCTGACCGGCCAGAATATGGCAACCGTTCAGGAAATTCGATTTAGCAATGGTGGTTCGGTCGCAGCCAAGTTTGTACTGGAAGGTACTACCGCCAGAGTGACCGTCCCGACTGGCGCAGTGACCGGCCAGATCTGCCTGACAAATGGTGCAGGAACATCCTGCACCAGTGCTATTTTTACCGTAACCAAGTAG
- a CDS encoding 2-hydroxyacid dehydrogenase, translating into MSQNQPSILIADEMHPSLFAMLDQAGFQYDYQPKITREELITAISPFEGLIIRSKTTIDEAVLAHAPTLRFIGRAGAGLDLIDLDAVKKRGIRVFHAGEGNRDAVAEHVVGMLLALLANILKADREVRQGIWDREGNRGYELGGLTVGLIGYGNNGNATAKRLSGFGCRVLAYDKFLTNYGDAFAEEATLAQIIEEADVLSLHIPLTSETRMLINDTFVDQFRKPFYFINIARGEITSLAAVVRGLESGKIRGACLDVLENEKLAKLTPEQQRSFDFLRESDRVVLTPHIAGWTHESYVRINEVLVRQIAK; encoded by the coding sequence ATGTCCCAGAACCAACCCTCTATTCTCATTGCCGACGAAATGCACCCGTCGCTTTTTGCTATGCTCGATCAGGCAGGCTTTCAGTACGATTATCAACCTAAAATTACGCGGGAAGAGCTTATAACTGCTATTTCTCCTTTCGAAGGGCTTATTATTCGTAGTAAAACAACTATCGACGAGGCCGTATTAGCGCACGCGCCAACGCTACGGTTTATTGGCAGGGCCGGTGCCGGACTGGATTTAATTGATCTCGATGCAGTTAAAAAACGCGGTATACGGGTTTTTCATGCGGGCGAAGGTAACCGCGACGCCGTTGCCGAGCATGTAGTCGGGATGTTGCTGGCCCTATTGGCGAATATTCTGAAAGCAGATCGCGAAGTGCGTCAGGGTATTTGGGACCGCGAAGGAAACCGGGGTTACGAACTTGGCGGACTTACAGTTGGCCTAATTGGCTATGGAAACAACGGCAATGCTACGGCTAAACGCCTTAGTGGTTTTGGGTGCCGGGTGCTGGCATATGATAAATTCCTGACCAACTACGGCGATGCCTTTGCCGAAGAAGCCACGCTGGCGCAAATCATAGAAGAGGCCGATGTATTGAGCCTGCACATTCCCCTCACTAGCGAAACGCGAATGCTCATCAACGATACGTTTGTCGATCAGTTCAGGAAGCCATTCTACTTCATAAATATTGCGCGGGGCGAAATTACGTCGCTGGCGGCTGTTGTGCGGGGGCTGGAAAGCGGAAAAATTCGGGGAGCTTGTTTAGATGTACTGGAAAATGAGAAGTTGGCCAAACTCACCCCGGAACAGCAGCGATCGTTTGACTTTCTTCGTGAGTCCGACCGCGTTGTGCTGACCCCTCACATTGCCGGGTGGACCCACGAAAGTTACGTTCGCATCAACGAGGTGCTGGTCAGGCAAATAGCCAAGTAG
- the pdxA gene encoding 4-hydroxythreonine-4-phosphate dehydrogenase PdxA — MEQRQSEESNPPRTTPSAAPAPDPRSRTTQEAETGSTSTSQAGNQQEVPARENRNGEPRSNDQRNGGQRNDRNRDGGPRDGGPRDGGPRDGRPPRDGGQNQRENRSQNNRPGREERPAEPESAGEPGAPPTDRPERSQRPNQPNQRPKNQRDGQQSNNQRPTENRQRDDAQPNRNRPANDNRNGQRESISNDPEPRLNNDLSGQVTENMGREDRLVIGISLGDYNGIGPEVILKALQYNRLQKICTPVIYGSMRILNRYRNLLNLKDWNLNGAQSIGQISHKLTNVITCWPDQNQDIQPGQVTADAGQAAFACLQRAVDDLKAGKLDALVTAPINKNNIQSEEFKFPGHTEYLAQEFGVQDNLMFLVSQSLRVGVVTGHVPLGRVRQNITRERIAQKLSLMMRSLKQDFGIEKPKIAVLGLNPHAGEEGLLGTEENDIIKPLIAEWRNKGQLVFGPYPADGFFGTRAYLKFDAVLAMYHDQGLIPFKAIAFEEGVNFTAGMSAVRTSPDHGTAYDIAGKDLADETSMLQAIYTAIDVARNRKEYLELEAGALK; from the coding sequence ATGGAACAACGCCAATCCGAAGAATCGAACCCACCTCGTACGACTCCGTCTGCCGCACCGGCACCAGACCCTCGTTCACGAACTACACAGGAGGCCGAAACGGGTTCAACGTCAACATCACAGGCAGGTAACCAGCAAGAGGTACCTGCGCGCGAGAATCGCAATGGCGAACCACGCAGTAACGACCAACGCAACGGTGGCCAGCGAAATGATCGAAACCGCGATGGCGGACCACGCGATGGCGGACCACGCGATGGCGGACCACGCGATGGCAGACCACCACGTGACGGTGGGCAAAACCAACGCGAGAATCGCTCTCAGAACAACCGCCCCGGTCGCGAAGAACGGCCTGCTGAACCAGAAAGCGCTGGTGAGCCGGGTGCGCCCCCAACCGACCGGCCAGAGCGCAGCCAACGGCCAAACCAGCCCAACCAGCGGCCTAAAAATCAGCGGGATGGCCAGCAAAGCAACAATCAGCGGCCCACCGAGAACCGGCAGCGCGATGACGCTCAACCCAATCGAAATCGGCCGGCGAACGATAACCGGAATGGCCAGCGTGAATCCATTTCGAACGACCCGGAGCCACGACTGAATAACGACCTGTCGGGGCAAGTCACAGAAAACATGGGGCGGGAAGATCGGTTGGTCATCGGTATTTCGCTGGGTGATTATAACGGTATTGGACCTGAGGTAATCCTGAAAGCGTTGCAGTATAATCGCTTACAGAAGATTTGCACCCCCGTTATTTACGGCTCCATGCGGATCTTGAACCGGTACCGTAACCTGTTGAACCTGAAAGACTGGAACCTGAACGGTGCTCAGTCAATCGGTCAGATTAGCCATAAACTTACGAACGTCATTACGTGCTGGCCCGACCAGAATCAGGATATTCAGCCAGGGCAGGTAACCGCCGACGCCGGGCAGGCAGCTTTCGCGTGTTTACAGCGGGCGGTGGACGATTTGAAAGCCGGAAAGCTGGATGCGCTGGTTACAGCACCTATCAATAAAAATAACATCCAGTCGGAGGAGTTCAAGTTTCCGGGTCATACCGAGTACCTGGCTCAGGAATTCGGCGTGCAGGACAACCTGATGTTTTTGGTCAGCCAGAGCCTTCGCGTGGGTGTGGTAACGGGTCACGTGCCGTTGGGGCGCGTTCGGCAGAACATCACCCGCGAACGAATAGCGCAGAAATTAAGCCTGATGATGCGGTCGCTAAAACAGGATTTTGGCATCGAAAAACCCAAAATTGCGGTACTTGGGCTGAATCCCCACGCTGGCGAAGAAGGGTTGCTTGGCACGGAGGAAAATGACATCATCAAACCGCTTATTGCCGAATGGCGCAATAAAGGTCAGTTGGTGTTTGGCCCCTACCCTGCCGATGGCTTCTTTGGCACACGAGCTTATTTGAAGTTCGATGCGGTGCTGGCCATGTATCATGATCAGGGCCTGATTCCGTTTAAAGCGATTGCCTTTGAAGAGGGAGTCAACTTCACAGCGGGCATGTCGGCAGTTCGTACGTCGCCCGATCATGGCACGGCCTACGATATTGCCGGAAAAGATCTGGCCGATGAGACATCTATGTTACAGGCGATTTATACCGCCATTGACGTTGCCCGAAACCGAAAAGAGTACCTGGAACTGGAAGCAGGCGCATTAAAGTAA